One genomic region from Zalophus californianus isolate mZalCal1 chromosome 14, mZalCal1.pri.v2, whole genome shotgun sequence encodes:
- the RNF165 gene encoding E3 ubiquitin-protein ligase RNF165 isoform X5, with protein MHHFPRNSSSTQMVVHEIRNYPYPQLHFLALQGLNPSRHTSAVRESYEELLQLEDRLGNVTRGAVQNTIERFTFPHKYKKRRPQDGKGKKEEGEESDTDEKCTICLSMLEDGEDVRRLPCMHLFHQLCVDQWLAMSKKCPICRVDIETQLGADS; from the exons ATGCACCACTTTCCCAGAAACTCCTCCTCTACGCAGATG GTCGTCCATGAAATCCGAAACTACCCTTACCCTCAGCTTCACTTCCTTGCTCTCCAGGGACTGAACCCCAGCAGACACACCTCCGCAGTGCGGGAGAGCTACGAG gaGCTGCTGCAGCTTGAGGACAGGTTGGGAAATGTGACTCGGGGAGCTGTACAGAACACCATTGAGAGGTTCACCTTCCCCCACAAATACAAGAAG CGAAGACCCCAGGATGGCAAGggcaagaaggaagagggggaggagtcAGACACAGACGAGAAATGCACAATCTGTCTGTCTATGCTGGAAGATGGAGAAGATGTGAG gCGCCTACCCTGTATGCATCTCTTCCACCAACTGTGTGTGGACCAGTGGCTCGCCATGAGCAAGAAATGTCCCATCTGCCGAGTGGACATTGAGACACAACTGGGAGCCGACAGCTGA